The nucleotide window AGATGGGTTAAACAGCATTAACAAATATATCCTCTATGACTTATAACTTTGTTTGGCAGGCAATGATCGGTTTTTtgtgatcctgaaataataaaatgtcACCAGATCTGGAATAATTCTGCTTCTGCCAACTCCAGAGCCTCAATTGCTATTACCAAGAATAGTACCTGACCGCACGATTGGTAATTGAGATGAATCAGCCATTAAAGAGATCGACGCATACCTTGTTTACAATAATACGGTCAGCATAAGCAATTTGCTCGACCGCTTCATTGACCACACCTTTTGGCTTAATCTCGTCCAAGTGCAAACCAGCATGCTTAGAGTCAACCAATGTAACAACACCATCCAACTTAACATCATTGAAAACCTGATCCTCCGCATAGAAAGTTTGAATAATTGGTGCAGGATTTGCCAAACCTGCCAAATCAACACAAGAGAGCCAACATGGGCATCAAGAAAGGAGAAACCTTTTGGCTTATATGTGTAATAAAGCATGAAGCTAGAAGCAAAAAGATAACCAAATGCCTAAATTAGACAGCTGAGATATCGTAGATCTCAACCCCATAAATGTACTAGAACAATTGCAGTGCAGAACAATGTGACCCATCGGTTTCTTACCTGTAGTCTCTATGACAATATGGtcaaatttccctttctttctacTAACCAACTCAGCAATCATTCTAACTAGATCACCCCTCACAGTGCAACAGAGACACCCATTGTTAAGCATCATAATTTCCTCAGCCCcagcagcttttgcagcaacCAAAGAACCATCAATATCCACTTCACCGTACTGCATCACGTATAATAGATATAATAGTTAGAATTCAGATCATTACTATCTAGCTTAAACAGAAGAAGCTAGAAAAGACAAGATAATTGCAGAAACTATCACGGGAGGGgaatgataaaataatatgttACACATGGACTACTTACAAACAAACATTAAGCCTAACATCTTATTTAGCATATAAGAATTAAATAAGCTCCGTAATATTAAGATTATCCGATTTATTCACATACCTCATTCTCGATAACAGCAATGCGCTTCCCATGATCCGCAGTCAATATGTGATTTAACAAGGTAGTCTGCGACGTCAGATTCCAATCAAATAATTGCAACAACAAAAAGAGAGTTAAGCTCCATCTACTTGAGTACAAACAGCCAAGTAAAAGATATAACAATTCAAATGTTAAATAATTTAACTATGTAGTTAATTGACAGTAAATTTAAAGCAGTACGAGGTAAACTGAGCATAGAAGAAAGAAGAACCTTACTTTTCCAGAACCTAAGAAACCAGTGATAATAGTGGCCGGAATCCGATTATCTGGAGGTATCTTAGTCAAAATATCAGAGCCCTCGCTTTGAGGGGTGGAAGTAGAAGTGGCAGATACAGTAAATCTGCGGGAGAATCTGTTTTGTTTCGCAGGATTATTGATTGCAAAAAGAATTCTTGAAGATGAAGTGGACATTAAACTGGCTCTCTGAGATGAGCTGGTTTTCCACAAACTTGGGAACACTGTAGTGCGAAGACCATAAAGCGGTGGAGTTTGACGCTTGGCCAGTCCCATAAAGGTCGTGGCTATGTCTATGGACAAGGAAGCCATGGCTGTCGAAGAGGAGGGTGCGCAGTGATTGGTCTTATGGCTATGGGTTAGGGGTTTTAGCCTAGCAAGATATTAGCAGGCGAATGTGTAGGGAACGGAGAAGGGGTTTATCTGATACTGTACAATTTACTATCCAATAGATGGTTTTGGCCGGCCGAACCACTAGAACAAACAAAAAATCactaattaaaaaaagaaaaaaagtgaacCACAGCAAAAAGAATAATTataccaaaacaaataaaatagacCCCAAGGGACAAGTTTTATTGTGTGCCTCATATTAGTTGGGTGTGGCTCTTTTTTATCTTATAAATTTGTAAACATCAATCTTACACTTATGGGTTCATAAAAATTTGGGTCCACAAAATTATAAGATAAAAAAAtatctcatacaactagtgtgaGTTGTATGAGACATAAAATAAAATTCTCCAAAAGGAGTTGCAATATCATGTTATAAAAGAGCGTTATAATTACATTTGACGTGGCATGATGTCACTTTTTGGTGCAAAATATATCAATTTCAgcctattttattttttgatttattggGGTTTAATTGGATGATTTTTAAGTGACAAAAATTAGACTAGCTAATTTGTGCAACAAATATTCACTAAAATAACTTTTAAGTGATAAAAATTAAAATGGTAATTTTTGTGTATTGAACCTTTATTTGAATGACCACCAATAAAATCATTTGTAATTGTGAGTGTTTCGTTGTCATCTTCTCTGCAAGAAGACGAATGGGCTATGATAaactatttttaataataatCATGCATTTTATTTGAGCTTGAAAATTATTTCCTCGCGTTAAGATTGTGTGGCATCATTCCAGAAATAACAAAATGGAATGAGAGACGAACTTGGTCACTTAATGTATACGGTTAAAATATGGCTTGCCCGATTATATCATTTAATCTAGACCAAGGAATCACGTTGAGGATCAGTCTCGTAATGGATCAGGTCAGAGCACGAAGATAAGGTGTCGAGCTCGAGAATCGAGGTGCTCGTCGAGATCGAGACTAACGGCAGTCGAGATCATATATGACAGACTTCGAACGAAGCGCAATAacggaaaggcgagatatccgtaaCCGGCCGAAGATCACGGCGGAAAttccggaacagatcaaatcaagggcggttgtttaggctaatcatgggatttacttatgaaattagagttataccataattaggattcctctactatataaagaggagtcaCCATCATTTGTAAAGACCGGACATTCACAcagatcaaagcaatataatattCACTCTTTAATTTACATtctcttgttcatcagcttgttgCGTTTTAACTATCATTGCACAACCAGCTCGAGGGCTCTGTCCAAATATTGGTTTGCTTTACATTATTTTCAATTTCCATCACTTATCTTtacgtttatcaattggtattaggtgacatcgtgtatccttaaaaccacattataagtttaattattatccaatttttagggtaaatagtttggcgcccaccgtggggctaaggataatagtgattgcctagTATTAATCCTCATAATACACACTgcttttacacttgttctcgtaagtgtctttgatttcaggaatcAACATGTCGAACTCTCAAGCAGTGCCCACTCACACAGACACCGGCCTTGGTCTTCATGGAGAGAACGAGCACATAGTCGCCCCGGGAAACGGAGTACCTCCAATCAATCCCGATGGACCACAGGCCGTAGATCCAGTCAATGTCAGCTCTCATGTTGCCATTCATGGAAATTTAGGCGCTGACCCTGAAAATAGTGTCTGTAGAGACGCCCGAGCATCCGATCAGAATGCACAAAGTGGTGAAGAAAGCGGAATTAGCCTTCAAgtgatattcgaaatgttgcaaACTCAGCAAGTTGTTATAGCACAACTCCAAAATAATAATCGAGCACCAAGTAGAATTAAGCTCGAAACATCACAGAGATATTATTATAGAGCTGAACCTGTACCGGAGAAACCGAATGCTAAtgaatcggggactgaccccgccattataaagatgcttgaagaGCTCATTAAACGGATAGAATCAggtgaaaagaaaatcgaggctaatgacaaaaaggtagaaacaTACAACTCACAAGTGGACCAAAAATCGGGGGCACCCCCGATCCTAAAaggtttggattcgaagaagttcgtgcagaaGCTTTTCCCTcaaagtgcggctccgaagcctattccTAAGAAATCTGTATGCCATATATCCCCAAATACAATGGGATCACCGATCCTAATGAGCACGTTACTTTGTACACATGCGGAATAAAGGGAAATGATTTAGAAGATGACGAGATTGAATCCCTTctattgaagaaatttggagaaactttatCGAAAGGTGTCATGATATGATATCATAACTTACCACCCAACTCTATGATTTGTTTGCTATGCtcgcagattcttttgtaaaatcCCACGCCAGAGCCATTaaagttgcaacaaggaaatcggaTCTCTTCAAAGTTAGACAAaaagggataacgagatgctcaaggAATTTGTATCTCGGTTCCAAACGGAACGAATAGATTTGCCTCCAATCACCGACGACTAGGCTGTTCAAGCTTTTACACAAGGTCTCAACACTCGGAGCTCCATAACTTCACAACATTTAAAGCAAAAGTTAATCGAATATCTAGCTAtcacttgggccgatgtacacaatcgatatcaGTTGAAGATTATGATCGAAGATGATCATTTGGGAACTCCAGTTGGTTCGATTTATCCTAACAGGTCTGTGGACATAGTTAAAAGGGATGTCGATCGGGAACTACCATCAAATAGAGATAGATACCAGCCATACAATGGAGATCGGAGAAATAACGGGCCCGGACGCAACCCCGTACAGAATGATAGAAGAAATGATCGGGGATAGAGTTCCCGAGGAATTATGAGCAAAAGCAATTTCGATAGGGATGTCGGATCCAGGGAAGTACCTCGgctgtcagaatacaacttcagcatcgatgtaTCGGGTATTGTATCAGCCATCGGTCGGATTAAGGAcactagatggcccagaccctTACAGACCAATCCAGCTCAAAGGCATCCAAATCAAATGTGCAAATACCATAGAACCCATGGTTACAAAACCGAAGACTAcaggcaattaagggaggagaTAGATCATTTATTCAATGAAGGTCGTCTTCTAGAGTTCTTGACTAACCGAACTAAAAATCACTTTAGAGACAGGGATGCAAATAGGAAAAACAAACAGGAAGAACTGCAACACGTGATTCATATGATCGTTGGTGTGGTCGATATTCCTTAGGGCCCGATATTCAAACGCACCAAGGTTACAATCACAAGGGAGAAGCATACCCGGGACTACTTACCAGAAGataccttgtctttcaacgatgaggatgtAGAAGGGATCGAacagcctcacaacgatgcactagtaatatctatccttatgaataaaattcaagttaaatgtgTGTTGTTTGATTCAGGTAGCTTGGaaaatattattcgatcgagggtcgtagagcaactcggccTCCAGGATCAAATCGTGCCAGCGGCTCGAGTACTCAGCGAtttcaacatggcgagtgaaaccACCAAGGGGAAATTATTTTGCCAGTAAACATGTCCGGAACTATCCCGGAAATGAAGTTCCATGTAATCGATggtgatatgagatacaatgctctGCTCGGAAGACATTGGATTCATAATATGAGGGCAGTACATTCAACGCTTcatcaagtcttgaaattcccaacAATGGAAGGAATCAAAACGGTGTACGGTGAACAACCTGCAGTCAAAGAGATGTTTGCAATTGATGAGGTAATACCAGTATCGACGCTATCATTAACGAAGGGACCAAAATTGGAGGGAAagcaggaagtcaaatagcaaccacagtcaCCGGCCTCGACCAAATCGGAGCAGCAAGAAACTTTTGTGGATGATGATTATATGATACCTCGAACCTTCGTgatccccgatgattccgatgccaTGAAGTCAATGGTTAAAGAGCTAGAaaaagtcatattgatcgagcatctgcccgatcgaaaggtatacctgggcacagggttaactcccgagctcagggaaagactcattaaattccttattaaaaatatggattaTTTTGCTTAGTCCCACCTT belongs to Nicotiana tabacum cultivar K326 chromosome 6, ASM71507v2, whole genome shotgun sequence and includes:
- the LOC107774293 gene encoding uncharacterized protein LOC107774293 translates to MASLSIDIATTFMGLAKRQTPPLYGLRTTVFPSLWKTSSSQRASLMSTSSSRILFAINNPAKQNRFSRRFTVSATSTSTPQSEGSDILTKIPPDNRIPATIITGFLGSGKTTLLNHILTADHGKRIAVIENEYGEVDIDGSLVAAKAAGAEEIMMLNNGCLCCTVRGDLVRMIAELVSRKKGKFDHIVIETTGLANPAPIIQTFYAEDQVFNDVKLDGVVTLVDSKHAGLHLDEIKPKGVVNEAVEQIAYADRIIVNKTDLVGESEVSSLIQRIRNINSMANLKRTQFGKVDLDYVLGIGGFDLERIESSVGAEGSKEDHSSHTHDHDHHDHHHHHHDHEHDHKHEHHDHHHSHDHTHDPGVSSVSIVCEGSLDLEKANMWLGTLLIERSDDIYRMKGLLSVQGMDERFVFQGVHDIFQGSPDRPWRSDEPRTNKIVFIGKNLDAKELEEGFKGCLI